In Monomorium pharaonis isolate MP-MQ-018 chromosome 3, ASM1337386v2, whole genome shotgun sequence, a genomic segment contains:
- the LOC118644917 gene encoding histone H2B-like → MPPKASGKAVKKAGKAQKNISKTDKKKKRKRKESYAIYIYKVLKQVHPDTGIFSKAMSIMNSFVNDVFERIAAEASRLAHYNKRSTITSREIQTAVRLLLPGELAKHAVSEGTKAVTKYTSSK, encoded by the coding sequence ATGCCCCCAAAAGCGAGTGGCAAAGCTGTGAAAAAGGCCGGTAAGGCCCAGAAGAATATCAGCAAGACcgacaagaagaagaagaggaagaggaaggagAGCTATGCTATCTACATCTACAAAGTATTGAAGCAAGTTCACCCGGACACCGGTATCTTCAGCAAGGCTATGAGCATTATGAATAGCTTCGTGAACGATGTCTTCGAGCGCATCGCCGCCGAGGCGTCGCGTTTGGCTCACTACAACAAACGCTCAACGATCACCTCTCGGGAGATCCAGACTGCCGTCAGACTTTTGCTACCTGGAGAACTTGCGAAGCACGCCGTGAGTGAAGGCACCAAGGCTGTCACCAAGTACACCAGCTCCAAGTGA